A region from the Sphingomonas flavescens genome encodes:
- a CDS encoding 2OG-Fe(II) oxygenase, translated as MNKAELQPTRQGCVEGRDVFIFDGLMSPADLAQYVEALDRSPFTRTEVARSDTTDHRHWVSELPLANVTKLPLWSITEQTVAVARPGERYEPYRAYTNYAAFGDMLYAHCDCGPDQRELTALWFMSKEWEPEWGGETLFFDRTGDAQFCASPRPGRLVLFDGAIPHAGRPPSRICYTPRYTFAIKLTAVKGA; from the coding sequence ATGAACAAGGCCGAGCTTCAGCCGACACGGCAAGGCTGTGTGGAGGGCCGCGACGTCTTCATATTCGACGGCTTGATGTCTCCGGCGGATCTCGCTCAGTATGTCGAGGCGCTTGACCGCTCGCCCTTCACGCGCACCGAGGTCGCCCGGTCGGACACCACCGATCATCGGCATTGGGTCAGCGAACTGCCCTTGGCTAATGTTACGAAACTGCCGCTGTGGTCAATCACGGAGCAGACCGTCGCGGTCGCACGCCCGGGCGAGCGTTACGAGCCCTATCGGGCCTACACCAACTACGCCGCCTTCGGGGACATGCTCTACGCCCACTGCGACTGTGGACCCGACCAGCGCGAGCTGACCGCTCTTTGGTTCATGTCGAAGGAATGGGAGCCGGAATGGGGTGGCGAGACCCTATTTTTCGACCGCACCGGCGACGCGCAATTCTGCGCCAGTCCCCGGCCGGGCCGCCTGGTGCTGTTCGACGGCGCAATTCCGCATGCGGGACGGCCGCCGTCCCGCATCTGTTACACGCCGCGCTACACCTTCGCGATCAAGCTCACCGCGGTCAAAGGGGCGTAA
- a CDS encoding acyl-CoA thioesterase, producing the protein MNRPVFEMALTALPEHIDELGHVNNAVWVQWIQTVAVAHWHSIADPAHDAAYFWVVVRHEIDYLRAAVAGDTVIGRTWVGDAPRGARFDRHMEFTGADGKICVRAKTQWAIIDKALGRPIRVPAEVIAPFLEPV; encoded by the coding sequence ATGAACCGGCCGGTGTTCGAAATGGCGCTGACGGCGTTGCCGGAGCACATCGATGAGCTTGGCCACGTCAACAATGCGGTGTGGGTCCAGTGGATTCAGACCGTCGCCGTCGCGCACTGGCATTCGATTGCGGATCCCGCGCACGATGCGGCGTACTTCTGGGTCGTGGTGCGGCACGAGATTGACTACCTGCGCGCCGCGGTCGCCGGCGATACGGTAATCGGACGAACGTGGGTCGGCGATGCGCCGCGCGGCGCGCGATTCGACCGGCATATGGAATTCACCGGTGCGGACGGGAAAATCTGCGTTCGCGCGAAGACGCAGTGGGCGATTATCGACAAGGCGTTGGGACGGCCGATCCGCGTGCCCGCGGAAGTCATAGCGCCGTTCCTGGAGCCAGTGTAG
- a CDS encoding thioesterase family protein, which produces MSALRTVIDGLSGGDGTWIVEAPAAWSQGRTLFGGMTAALCFEAARRVAPDIPLRSAQILFAGPASGTLTLRPRLLRAGRSSAAMAVECTCEAGEAALATFAFGSDRESRVDHEVPLRVMPWWEPEDCPVFIEQTGGFHERFELRLAEGSALMTGGAPDFTVWVRFRESPGVDPTTALLALADALPPAAMAGFPERAPISTITWSVDFLAQVEALQGWYLLRSASDQTRAGYSTQAMHLWDARGRLLAVGRQSVAIFI; this is translated from the coding sequence ATGAGCGCGCTTCGCACGGTCATTGACGGCTTGTCGGGCGGCGACGGGACATGGATCGTCGAGGCGCCCGCGGCATGGTCTCAGGGGCGTACCTTGTTTGGCGGGATGACCGCAGCCCTTTGCTTCGAGGCCGCCAGGCGCGTGGCGCCCGACATTCCTTTGCGCTCAGCCCAAATACTGTTTGCGGGACCGGCGAGCGGGACGCTGACGCTACGGCCGCGCCTGCTGCGCGCGGGGCGGTCGAGCGCTGCGATGGCGGTCGAATGCACGTGTGAGGCCGGCGAGGCTGCGTTGGCGACCTTCGCCTTCGGGAGCGATCGCGAAAGCAGGGTGGATCACGAGGTCCCTCTCCGTGTCATGCCATGGTGGGAACCCGAAGACTGCCCGGTATTTATCGAGCAGACAGGCGGGTTCCACGAGCGATTCGAACTGCGCCTGGCGGAAGGATCCGCGCTGATGACCGGCGGGGCGCCGGACTTTACCGTGTGGGTGCGGTTCCGCGAGTCACCCGGCGTTGACCCTACCACGGCGCTGCTGGCGCTGGCCGACGCGTTGCCGCCGGCGGCAATGGCGGGCTTTCCCGAGCGGGCGCCGATCAGCACCATCACCTGGTCGGTGGATTTCCTGGCGCAGGTCGAGGCCCTCCAGGGCTGGTACCTGTTGCGTTCGGCCAGCGATCAGACGCGCGCAGGCTACTCGACGCAAGCGATGCACCTGTGGGACGCGCGTGGGCGTTTGCTCGCCGTCGGACGGCAATCCGTCGCGATCTTCATCTGA
- the maiA gene encoding maleylacetoacetate isomerase has product MPRPILYDYWRSSAAYRVRIALNLKGVDYESRPVDLREDAQKSAEYRALNPQGLVPMLEIDGHRLTQSVAIINYLDLRYPNQPLLPASAAERAHVVAMAMAIACDIHPLNNLRVLKYLKNELGHSQDEVDAWYRHWIEEGLPALESIAAPRAGKFLFGNAPTGADVCLIPQLYNARRFNVQLDPYPTLLRAEENANQMPAFAAAHPDRQEGKE; this is encoded by the coding sequence ATGCCGCGCCCCATCCTTTACGATTACTGGCGATCGTCCGCCGCCTACCGCGTCCGCATCGCGCTGAATTTGAAGGGGGTCGATTACGAAAGCCGCCCAGTAGACCTGCGGGAGGATGCGCAGAAATCTGCCGAGTATCGTGCGCTCAATCCGCAAGGGCTGGTGCCGATGCTTGAGATCGACGGCCATCGGCTGACGCAGAGCGTTGCGATCATCAATTATCTCGATCTCCGCTATCCCAATCAGCCGCTCCTTCCCGCCTCCGCTGCGGAACGCGCGCATGTCGTCGCGATGGCCATGGCGATCGCCTGCGATATCCATCCGCTGAACAATTTGCGGGTGCTGAAATATCTCAAGAATGAATTGGGCCATTCGCAAGACGAAGTGGACGCCTGGTATCGGCACTGGATCGAAGAGGGCCTGCCGGCACTGGAGTCGATCGCCGCGCCGCGGGCCGGCAAGTTCCTGTTCGGCAACGCGCCGACCGGGGCCGACGTCTGCCTGATCCCGCAGTTGTACAATGCGCGGCGCTTCAACGTGCAGCTCGACCCCTATCCAACGTTGCTGCGCGCGGAAGAGAATGCCAATCAGATGCCCGCGTTCGCCGCCGCTCATCCCGATCGGCAGGAGGGAAAAGAATGA
- a CDS encoding class II aldolase/adducin family protein, translating into MKDKVSAEEWAVRVDLAAAYRMVAHYGWDDLIFTHLSARVPGPEHHFLLNPYNLMFEEVTASSLVKVDVNGNPVEPTPFITNPAGFTIHSAIHMAREDAQAVMHLHTPAGQAVSAHDEGLLPLTQTAMLVRSDLAFHDYEGVATDLDERERLVADLGDKGGMILRNHGTLAVGGNVGECFVKLYFIERACQAQIMALSAGDRCSNPPQGTPELAAEQGAVGLKMAANFLAWPALKRKAYRLDPTFAT; encoded by the coding sequence ATGAAGGACAAGGTCAGTGCCGAGGAATGGGCTGTACGCGTCGATCTCGCCGCCGCCTACCGCATGGTTGCCCACTACGGCTGGGACGATCTGATCTTCACGCACCTTTCGGCCCGGGTGCCGGGGCCGGAGCATCATTTCCTGCTCAACCCGTACAACCTCATGTTCGAAGAGGTGACCGCCTCCTCGCTCGTGAAGGTCGACGTCAACGGCAATCCGGTCGAGCCGACGCCATTCATTACCAATCCCGCCGGCTTCACCATCCATTCGGCGATCCACATGGCGCGGGAAGATGCTCAGGCGGTGATGCATCTTCACACGCCGGCGGGCCAGGCGGTCAGCGCGCATGATGAAGGCCTGCTGCCGCTGACACAGACGGCTATGCTGGTCCGGTCGGACCTAGCGTTCCACGACTATGAGGGCGTCGCGACCGACCTCGACGAGCGCGAGCGGCTGGTCGCGGATCTTGGCGACAAAGGCGGGATGATCCTGCGCAACCATGGCACGCTGGCAGTCGGCGGCAACGTCGGCGAGTGCTTCGTAAAACTCTATTTCATCGAACGGGCCTGTCAGGCGCAGATCATGGCGCTGTCGGCTGGTGATAGGTGCAGCAACCCGCCGCAGGGCACGCCGGAACTGGCGGCGGAGCAAGGAGCCGTCGGCCTGAAGATGGCGGCCAACTTCCTGGCTTGGCCGGCGCTGAAGCGGAAGGCTTATCGGCTCGACCCGACCTTCGCGACCTAG
- the lldD gene encoding FMN-dependent L-lactate dehydrogenase LldD, with the protein MAKRAASVGDYRALAQARLPHFLFEYLDGGSYDEVTLRRNVEDLQNVVLRQRVLRDVSKIDLSTEMFGRTWAMPVGLAPVGLSGMYARRGETQAAKAAAAANVPLTLSTVSVCTIEEVAQATDAPFWFQLYVVRDRGFMRELIARAREAKCEALLFTVDLPTPGSRYRDVRSGLTGSSGLAARLRRLGQVISRPGWLWDVGLRGRPHSMGNLAKVVAPGSGLNDFGTWIARNFDPSMNWRDLDWIRSEWPGPLVLKGILDPDDARRAVASGADGIVVSNHGGRQLDGVLSSARALPAIAEAVDQRIPILVDGGIRSGLDVVRMLALGANFVLMGRAWMYAMAAEGGAGVSHVLRLIESEMRVAMALTGCTSIAEISSEIVADEAARI; encoded by the coding sequence TTGGCGAAGCGGGCGGCGAGCGTCGGCGATTATCGCGCGTTGGCGCAGGCGCGCCTGCCGCATTTCCTGTTCGAATATCTGGACGGCGGTTCCTACGACGAGGTGACGCTACGGCGAAACGTCGAGGATTTGCAAAACGTCGTCCTGAGACAACGGGTGCTGCGCGACGTATCGAAGATCGACCTGTCGACCGAGATGTTCGGGCGGACATGGGCGATGCCGGTGGGTCTGGCGCCGGTCGGGCTGTCCGGCATGTACGCCAGGCGCGGCGAAACGCAGGCGGCGAAGGCGGCCGCCGCCGCGAACGTGCCATTGACGCTCTCGACTGTCAGCGTGTGCACCATCGAGGAAGTGGCGCAGGCAACAGACGCGCCGTTCTGGTTCCAGCTTTACGTCGTCCGCGATCGCGGCTTCATGCGCGAGCTGATTGCCCGGGCACGCGAAGCGAAGTGCGAGGCCTTGCTGTTCACGGTCGATCTGCCAACGCCCGGATCGCGCTATCGCGACGTAAGGTCGGGCTTGACGGGGTCGAGCGGCCTTGCAGCCAGACTACGGCGATTAGGGCAGGTGATCTCGCGGCCTGGATGGCTATGGGATGTCGGCCTGCGCGGAAGGCCGCACAGCATGGGCAATCTCGCGAAGGTCGTCGCGCCCGGCAGCGGGCTCAACGATTTCGGGACCTGGATTGCGCGCAATTTCGATCCCTCGATGAACTGGAGGGATCTGGACTGGATCCGCAGCGAGTGGCCGGGACCGTTGGTGCTGAAAGGCATCCTCGATCCCGACGATGCGCGCCGCGCCGTGGCCAGCGGCGCGGACGGCATCGTGGTGTCGAACCATGGCGGCCGTCAACTCGATGGCGTGCTTTCGAGCGCGCGCGCCCTGCCCGCAATCGCCGAGGCGGTTGACCAACGCATCCCGATCCTAGTGGACGGCGGCATCCGCTCTGGCCTGGATGTCGTCCGGATGCTGGCGCTTGGTGCGAATTTCGTCCTGATGGGCCGCGCCTGGATGTATGCGATGGCAGCGGAGGGTGGCGCGGGCGTGAGCCACGTCCTGCGGCTCATCGAAAGCGAAATGCGCGTTGCCATGGCCCTCACAGGATGCACGTCGATCGCCGAGATCAGCAGTGAAATCGTCGCTGACGAGGCGGCGCGGATATGA
- the moaA gene encoding GTP 3',8-cyclase MoaA produces MTRTPMIDGFGRHITYVRLSVTDRCDLRCRYCMTEQMRFVPRHEVLRDEEIVALADILIARGVKRIRLTGGEPLVRRGVERLVETLGQRIGRGLDELTMTTNGTQLARHAPALAAAGIRRINVSLDSRDPELFRTITRRGELKQVLKGIEAAALAGLKIKINMVALRGLNEEEIVPMLRWCAAEGHDLTLIETMPLGEVEHQRTDHYLPLMEVRSRLEREFELVLSTARTGGPARYFEVGGLGALLGMITPLTDNFCEGCNRIRITATGTVFGCLGHDRKIELRELLQAGDAAAVNGALDGLLAVKPRAHTFRIDAAAPAVERHMSVTGG; encoded by the coding sequence ATGACCAGGACTCCCATGATCGATGGGTTCGGCCGGCACATCACCTACGTCCGGCTATCGGTGACGGACCGCTGCGATCTTCGCTGCCGCTATTGCATGACGGAGCAGATGCGCTTCGTGCCGCGCCACGAGGTCCTCCGCGATGAAGAGATCGTCGCGCTTGCCGACATCCTCATCGCACGGGGTGTGAAGCGCATCCGGCTCACGGGCGGCGAACCGCTGGTGCGCAGGGGTGTCGAGCGGCTGGTCGAGACGTTGGGACAACGGATCGGGCGCGGGCTCGATGAGTTGACCATGACGACCAACGGCACGCAGCTGGCACGTCATGCCCCCGCGCTGGCCGCGGCCGGAATCCGGCGGATCAACGTCAGCCTCGACAGCCGCGATCCGGAGCTGTTTCGGACAATCACGCGGCGGGGCGAGCTGAAGCAGGTGCTTAAGGGCATCGAAGCGGCAGCGCTCGCGGGCCTGAAGATCAAGATCAACATGGTCGCGCTGCGGGGGCTGAACGAGGAGGAGATCGTCCCGATGCTGCGCTGGTGCGCCGCCGAAGGGCATGATCTTACGCTGATCGAAACGATGCCCCTGGGCGAGGTCGAGCATCAACGCACGGATCATTACCTTCCACTGATGGAAGTGCGGTCGCGGCTGGAACGCGAGTTCGAGCTCGTCCTTTCGACCGCGCGAACGGGCGGTCCCGCCCGTTATTTCGAGGTTGGTGGATTGGGCGCGCTGTTGGGGATGATCACGCCGCTCACGGACAATTTCTGCGAAGGCTGCAACCGCATTCGCATCACGGCAACGGGGACGGTGTTCGGCTGCCTGGGCCACGACCGAAAGATCGAGCTGCGCGAGCTGTTGCAGGCTGGAGACGCGGCCGCCGTGAATGGAGCGCTCGACGGGCTGCTCGCCGTGAAGCCGCGCGCGCACACGTTTCGCATCGATGCGGCGGCACCCGCCGTCGAGCGGCACATGAGCGTCACTGGCGGCTGA
- a CDS encoding S9 family peptidase has product MNDAPTPPQAEQRPYSYERHGVKIEDPWHWLRDPKYPEVDDPDVLSYLKAENTYFEGWKAQQQGLIEQLFEEMKGRIKEDESSVPVRDGEFLYWWAFKPGAQYRTWYRKPVGGGADDVLFDEPAEADGREYFRLGALEVSPDGKLLATLADYDGSERFELRIRELATGKDVETVTKVGIGQPVWTSGSDGVVFTEVNDNWRSYRARFHRLGTSIEQDVTLYEETEELGFSVGAGKSHDKSTIFISTGDNATSEVRFVGAVDPTQPLTLISPRKANREYHCDAAHGKLWIYTNDEEVNFRIASADPANPGEWTTVVPGSDRVYLTGATAYRDHLAISSRVDGLDQLVLRSYEGEETRIPFAEASYSAFLIGNPEFAPEAYRVGYTSMVTPTTVYDYYPETNTLEVLKVQEVPSGYDGSQYTTERLLVDGRDGVKVPVSVVYKKDFEKNGEGKLFLYAYGAYGHAIPPSFNTNRISLLDRGWACAIAHIRGGDDLGYKWFLDGKLTKRTNTFNDFVDVAKGLIAEKFTRPGRIAINGGSAGGELMGAVVNSDPELFGAAVADVPFVDVLNTMLDDTLPLTPGEWPEWGNPIEDKAAFDLIRSYSPYDNVKAQDYPPLLITGGLTDPRVTYWEPAKWAAKLRATKTDNSPLYLKINMGAGHGGKSGRWERLHEVAETYAFILTQVQ; this is encoded by the coding sequence ATGAACGACGCACCGACGCCGCCGCAGGCCGAACAACGCCCCTACAGCTACGAGCGCCACGGCGTGAAGATCGAAGATCCCTGGCACTGGCTGCGCGACCCCAAATACCCGGAAGTCGATGATCCGGACGTGCTGTCATACTTGAAGGCCGAGAATACATATTTCGAGGGCTGGAAGGCCCAGCAACAGGGTCTGATCGAACAGCTGTTCGAAGAGATGAAAGGCCGGATCAAGGAGGACGAAAGCTCGGTCCCCGTCCGCGACGGCGAGTTCCTTTACTGGTGGGCGTTCAAGCCGGGCGCGCAGTATCGGACCTGGTATCGCAAGCCTGTCGGCGGCGGCGCGGACGACGTGTTGTTCGACGAGCCGGCTGAAGCGGATGGGCGCGAATATTTCCGGCTCGGCGCGCTGGAGGTTAGCCCGGATGGCAAGCTGCTGGCGACGCTGGCGGATTATGATGGATCGGAGCGATTCGAGCTGAGAATCCGCGAGCTGGCAACTGGCAAGGACGTCGAGACGGTTACCAAGGTCGGCATCGGACAGCCGGTCTGGACAAGCGGCAGCGATGGGGTCGTGTTCACCGAGGTCAATGACAATTGGCGCAGCTACCGCGCGCGCTTTCACCGGCTGGGGACGTCAATCGAGCAGGACGTCACATTGTACGAAGAGACGGAAGAACTTGGCTTCTCCGTCGGCGCCGGCAAGTCGCACGACAAGAGCACGATCTTCATCTCGACCGGCGACAATGCGACCAGCGAAGTACGTTTCGTCGGCGCGGTCGACCCGACCCAGCCGCTGACTCTGATCTCTCCTCGCAAGGCCAATCGCGAATATCATTGCGATGCCGCGCACGGGAAACTTTGGATCTACACCAACGACGAAGAGGTGAACTTCCGCATTGCATCGGCGGATCCAGCGAACCCCGGCGAGTGGACGACCGTCGTCCCGGGATCGGACCGCGTTTATCTTACAGGCGCGACCGCCTATCGCGACCACCTGGCAATCAGCAGCCGCGTGGATGGGCTCGATCAACTTGTCCTGCGGTCTTACGAGGGCGAAGAAACGCGCATTCCGTTCGCGGAAGCCAGCTACAGCGCTTTCTTGATCGGCAACCCGGAGTTCGCGCCTGAGGCGTACCGCGTCGGCTACACGTCGATGGTCACACCTACGACGGTCTATGACTATTATCCTGAAACCAACACGCTGGAAGTCCTGAAGGTGCAGGAGGTGCCGTCAGGCTACGATGGCTCTCAATACACCACCGAACGATTGCTGGTCGACGGGCGCGACGGCGTGAAAGTCCCGGTGTCGGTCGTCTACAAAAAGGACTTCGAGAAGAATGGCGAGGGCAAGCTGTTCCTTTACGCTTATGGTGCTTACGGACACGCGATCCCGCCGAGCTTCAACACCAACCGCATCAGCTTGCTCGACCGCGGCTGGGCCTGCGCGATCGCCCACATCCGCGGCGGCGACGACCTTGGCTACAAATGGTTTTTGGACGGCAAGCTGACCAAGCGGACCAACACGTTCAACGACTTCGTCGATGTGGCGAAGGGGCTGATAGCGGAGAAGTTCACGCGGCCCGGTCGCATCGCCATCAACGGCGGTTCAGCGGGTGGCGAGCTGATGGGCGCCGTGGTCAATTCCGATCCGGAGCTGTTCGGTGCAGCGGTCGCGGACGTTCCGTTCGTCGACGTGCTCAACACCATGCTGGATGACACCCTCCCGCTGACGCCGGGCGAATGGCCGGAATGGGGTAACCCGATCGAGGACAAGGCCGCGTTCGACCTGATCCGCAGCTACTCGCCGTACGACAATGTGAAAGCGCAGGATTATCCGCCGCTGCTGATCACCGGTGGCCTCACCGACCCGCGCGTGACCTATTGGGAGCCCGCCAAGTGGGCCGCCAAGCTCCGCGCTACCAAGACCGACAACAGCCCGCTCTATCTCAAGATCAACATGGGCGCGGGCCATGGCGGCAAGTCCGGCCGGTGGGAGCGGCTGCACGAAGTAGCGGAGACCTACGCGTTCATCCTGACGCAGGTGCAATGA
- a CDS encoding sulfite exporter TauE/SafE family protein gives MDVTTVAWLAMLFALGAALYSSVGHGGASAYIAAMALFSVAPETMKPTALALNLLVAGFGAWRYWRRDLTNWPLVLAFALTATPAAFIGGGIHLPAIYYKPLVGILLWVAAVRLLWQPKALAERPVTAPPWWISLPAGAVLGVLAGLTGTGGGIFLSPLIILNSWEEPRRTSGVVASFILLNSAAGLAGNAAAVGHLPRELPIFLGAVFGGALLGTWLGIDRLPRPWLLRTLGAVLVIAGAKLLFT, from the coding sequence ATGGACGTAACGACCGTCGCGTGGCTGGCTATGTTGTTCGCGCTCGGCGCCGCGCTCTATTCCAGTGTCGGCCACGGCGGTGCCTCCGCCTACATCGCCGCCATGGCGCTGTTCTCGGTCGCGCCGGAGACGATGAAGCCGACGGCACTTGCCCTGAACCTGCTGGTCGCTGGGTTCGGCGCTTGGCGCTACTGGCGGCGCGATCTGACCAATTGGCCGCTGGTGCTGGCGTTCGCGCTGACCGCCACGCCGGCCGCCTTCATCGGCGGCGGAATCCATCTACCCGCTATCTACTACAAGCCGCTGGTCGGCATCCTGCTGTGGGTCGCTGCCGTGCGCCTGCTATGGCAGCCGAAGGCGTTGGCGGAACGGCCCGTGACGGCGCCCCCCTGGTGGATCAGCTTGCCGGCGGGCGCGGTGCTGGGCGTATTGGCGGGGTTGACTGGAACGGGCGGCGGGATTTTCCTCAGTCCGCTCATCATTCTCAACAGCTGGGAAGAGCCGCGCCGCACGTCGGGTGTGGTGGCGTCCTTCATTTTGCTCAACTCGGCGGCAGGCCTTGCCGGGAACGCCGCTGCGGTTGGGCATCTTCCTCGCGAACTGCCGATCTTCCTCGGCGCGGTGTTCGGCGGCGCTCTACTGGGAACATGGCTCGGGATTGATCGGCTTCCCCGCCCCTGGTTGTTGCGAACCCTTGGTGCCGTCCTGGTTATTGCTGGCGCAAAGCTGCTCTTCACCTAA
- a CDS encoding molybdopterin molybdotransferase MoeA: protein MIGFDEAIEVIRSLSIARRVETVSLAQAAGRVLAEPVRALIASPRSDASSMDGYAVRDADLKHLPARLRVVGSSYAGAGWNHPLEPGTCIRIFTGAPVPQNADRVVIQEIVRAIGDEAIIEHDPGAARFVRMAGSDFDAGDELLSAGRLLDARALVAAAGADVATLKVHGRPRIRILGTGDELAEPGTARDIADAIPESVTFGVAAMAEQAGASVIGVARLRDELVSMQAEAQAAFADAEVLVVTGGASVGEKDYAKAMFEPLGLELLFSKAAIKPGKPVWLGRVGDRLVLGLPGNPTSAMVTARLFLLPLLAVLTGRSVHEVLNWRTMPLASPLGPCGDRETFHRARLQSHAAEILTFQDSSAQHALASADLLVRQAANAGAVGVGDTLEVLDF from the coding sequence ATGATCGGCTTCGACGAAGCGATCGAGGTCATTCGTTCACTTTCCATCGCCAGGCGGGTCGAGACGGTGTCCCTCGCGCAGGCTGCCGGCCGTGTGCTCGCGGAACCGGTCCGCGCGCTGATCGCTTCGCCGCGCTCGGATGCGTCCTCCATGGATGGCTATGCGGTCAGGGACGCGGATCTGAAGCACCTCCCTGCGCGCCTTCGTGTCGTGGGCTCGTCTTATGCGGGCGCAGGCTGGAACCATCCGCTCGAGCCCGGCACCTGCATCCGCATCTTCACTGGTGCCCCGGTTCCACAAAACGCGGATCGCGTAGTGATCCAGGAGATCGTTCGAGCAATCGGCGACGAAGCGATCATTGAGCACGATCCCGGGGCCGCTCGCTTCGTGCGAATGGCCGGCTCAGACTTTGACGCTGGCGACGAATTGCTCTCGGCTGGGCGCCTGCTCGACGCCCGCGCGCTCGTCGCCGCGGCGGGGGCCGATGTCGCGACGCTCAAGGTCCATGGCCGCCCGCGGATCCGTATCCTCGGCACCGGGGACGAACTTGCCGAACCCGGCACGGCCCGAGACATCGCCGACGCTATCCCGGAGAGCGTGACGTTCGGGGTCGCGGCGATGGCTGAGCAGGCGGGTGCTTCGGTCATTGGCGTCGCGCGTCTTCGCGATGAACTCGTGTCCATGCAGGCGGAGGCGCAGGCTGCCTTTGCCGACGCCGAGGTACTCGTCGTTACCGGCGGCGCGTCCGTTGGCGAAAAGGACTATGCGAAGGCAATGTTCGAGCCGCTCGGGCTTGAGCTGCTCTTCTCCAAGGCGGCCATCAAGCCCGGCAAACCCGTCTGGCTCGGCCGCGTCGGCGACCGGTTGGTGCTCGGCCTGCCCGGCAATCCCACCTCGGCGATGGTCACCGCCCGACTATTCCTTCTCCCGCTACTCGCTGTTCTGACGGGCCGAAGCGTCCACGAAGTCCTGAATTGGCGAACAATGCCGCTTGCGTCGCCGTTAGGCCCTTGCGGTGACCGCGAGACTTTCCATCGCGCGCGCCTGCAATCGCATGCCGCCGAGATTCTTACTTTCCAGGATTCGAGTGCCCAGCATGCGCTCGCCAGTGCTGACCTCCTTGTTCGTCAGGCGGCGAACGCTGGAGCCGTCGGCGTAGGGGACACTCTCGAGGTCCTCGACTTTTAG